A section of the Sporanaerobacter acetigenes DSM 13106 genome encodes:
- a CDS encoding DUF6063 family protein produces MSYSNENIQKASQVFFYLLKSKIVPINDTLGNEYIENLEVREIVKTMADEAGLLVFHTGGNVHLVSNPDNSIFATSYTHMKEKYKGLKKKKYFYLANIIICVFLSEIDKEKFIRIRAEEDGISYYKLEDIITKTIESWEKRNDEEENFSKDWALAIDDIYTLWTVELSHSKPSNSEELPFSKSTDTRLGFIHEALKPLKDEGLIIDMMKESRIIPKDELYERLNYLYHSQERYEEIMGLIEDTKEG; encoded by the coding sequence ATGAGCTATTCAAATGAAAACATACAAAAGGCTTCTCAAGTTTTTTTCTATCTTTTAAAAAGCAAAATAGTGCCTATAAATGATACTTTGGGAAATGAATATATTGAAAATCTTGAAGTGAGAGAAATTGTCAAGACCATGGCAGATGAGGCTGGACTTTTAGTTTTTCATACTGGGGGAAATGTACATTTAGTCAGCAATCCCGACAATTCTATTTTTGCTACTTCTTATACTCATATGAAAGAAAAGTACAAGGGGCTTAAAAAGAAAAAATATTTTTATCTGGCAAATATTATTATATGCGTGTTTCTGTCAGAAATTGATAAAGAAAAGTTCATAAGAATTAGGGCAGAAGAAGATGGTATTTCCTATTACAAATTGGAAGATATCATCACTAAAACTATTGAATCCTGGGAAAAGCGAAATGATGAAGAAGAAAATTTTTCAAAAGATTGGGCCTTAGCTATTGATGATATATATACTTTGTGGACTGTGGAACTTTCACATTCAAAGCCATCAAATAGTGAAGAACTTCCATTCAGTAAATCTACAGATACAAGACTTGGATTTATTCATGAAGCTTTAAAACCCTTAAAAGATGAAGGACTCATTATAGATATGATGAAAGAATCTAGGATAATACCTAAAGATGAGCTTTATGAAAGGCTTAATTATTTATATCACAGTCAAGAACGGTATGAGGAAATAATGGGTCTTATAGAGGATACAAAGGAGGGTTAG